A region from the Corallococcus soli genome encodes:
- a CDS encoding PepSY domain-containing protein, translating to MRPLRSAVCCLALLLSSTTYAVQPPQPAQQGAVAKKAFFKPDLYLPIQNVPLEKARTLMPRVSADKWAGFLARNGGNVQVYVDPLSGTATGIQGSFPLIPGDGFRNAVTLNDVRQGLGRSVGSVDEAVVGELVFKFIADNQDALGVDLMQLGAPRVTAVTDSLWQVHIPQVVRGVPVRHGRIAATISHGNLVLLGTESWANVAIDVKPTLGASQALGAGATFLGQSLTPTSLWQQPTLEVTPFARTGAAFGQGYGHALVWSYGFSNPGENERWKVTVDANSGEVLAVEDDNHYLDAQLKGGVYPSTNVGTCASNATCGTMQPDSPMPWANTGFAAPNNFTDGAGIYNYSAGNVTTTLAGKYVRIADNCGAINVSSATGSINLGGVNNDHDCTVPAGTSAGNTAAARSSFYELNKITEVARGWLPTNTWLQSQLLSNVNINSTCNAFWNGSSVNFYRSGGGCRNTGEIGAVFDHEWGHGMDDFDANGSLSNSSEGYADIAAILRLQTSCVGYGFFQTTNTGCGLTPDGSGYNQQEAQVAGKSWCNLRCSGVRDADWAASAPNIPATPQNFTCQMCSAGSGPCSKQVHCAASPVRQAAWDLVTRDLTAAPFNYTSNDAFLLGNKLFYQGSGNVGTWHACNCTAGTSDGCGATNGYMQWLAADDDNGNLADGTPHMTAIYAAYNRHNIACSTPAPTNGGCAAGPTAAPVTTATPGDGQVGLSWTASAGANQYWVMKTEGFAGCDFGKARVATVTGTSYTDPEVANGRQYCYSVVPASSNACFGQASTCTCTTPSCAAPSAPALSTPASGATGVELLAVLDWADVTGVAGYEVQVATDSAFTNVVRSANSLVTSTWTVSPGLSATTAYYWRVRALNSCGGTSGWSAARSFTTRGCVNLAAPTLTSPASGATGVALAPALDWADVASASAYDVQVATDSAFTNVVRSTTGLGSSAWNVTPGLSNLTTYYWRARATDNCGASAYSAASSFTTTNVCTPVAATYNANIRVPACGSVCGCDTGPTLVNGRGSMTTGAEPNRPNTLGATCADGNSGGYHTDESIDRVSLKTVDQGLITPGKQLTVDVTVWCYGTTDQLDLYYTTNTTTPTWTTVTTAQACTAVGLKTFSIPVTVGATTGQHAVRAQFRFGGSASSTCVTGSFNDRDDLAFSVVSAVAASPTGPATKQVQGRTVTAR from the coding sequence ATGCGCCCCCTGCGGTCCGCAGTCTGTTGTCTGGCCCTCCTGCTCTCATCCACGACGTACGCGGTCCAACCCCCTCAACCCGCGCAGCAGGGCGCGGTGGCGAAGAAGGCGTTCTTCAAGCCGGACCTGTACCTGCCCATCCAGAACGTGCCTTTGGAGAAGGCGCGCACGCTGATGCCGCGCGTGAGCGCGGACAAGTGGGCGGGGTTCCTGGCCCGCAACGGCGGCAACGTGCAGGTCTACGTGGATCCGCTGTCCGGCACGGCCACGGGCATCCAGGGCAGCTTCCCGCTCATCCCCGGTGACGGCTTCCGCAACGCCGTCACGCTCAACGACGTGCGCCAGGGGCTGGGCCGCTCGGTGGGGAGCGTGGACGAGGCGGTGGTCGGCGAGCTCGTCTTCAAGTTCATCGCGGACAACCAGGACGCGCTCGGCGTGGACCTGATGCAGCTGGGCGCCCCCCGGGTGACGGCGGTGACGGACTCGCTGTGGCAGGTGCACATCCCGCAGGTGGTGCGGGGCGTGCCGGTGCGCCACGGCCGCATCGCGGCCACCATCAGCCACGGCAACCTGGTGCTGCTGGGCACGGAGTCGTGGGCCAACGTGGCCATCGACGTGAAGCCCACGCTCGGGGCGTCGCAGGCGCTGGGCGCGGGAGCCACGTTCCTGGGCCAGTCGCTGACGCCCACGAGCCTCTGGCAGCAGCCCACGCTGGAAGTCACGCCGTTCGCGCGCACGGGGGCGGCGTTCGGCCAGGGCTACGGCCACGCGCTGGTGTGGAGCTACGGCTTCTCCAACCCCGGTGAGAACGAGCGCTGGAAGGTGACGGTGGACGCGAACTCCGGCGAGGTGCTCGCCGTGGAGGACGACAACCACTACCTGGACGCGCAGCTGAAGGGCGGCGTGTACCCGTCCACCAACGTGGGCACGTGCGCGTCCAACGCGACGTGCGGCACGATGCAGCCGGACTCCCCCATGCCGTGGGCCAACACCGGCTTCGCGGCGCCCAACAACTTCACCGACGGCGCGGGCATCTACAACTACAGCGCCGGCAACGTCACCACGACGCTCGCGGGCAAGTACGTGCGGATCGCCGACAACTGCGGCGCCATCAACGTGAGCTCCGCCACGGGCAGCATCAACCTGGGCGGCGTGAACAACGACCACGACTGCACGGTGCCCGCGGGCACCTCCGCGGGCAATACGGCGGCGGCGCGCTCCAGCTTCTACGAGCTGAACAAGATCACCGAGGTGGCCCGCGGCTGGCTGCCCACCAACACCTGGCTGCAGAGCCAGCTGCTCTCCAACGTGAACATCAACAGCACCTGCAACGCGTTCTGGAACGGCAGCTCGGTGAACTTCTACCGCAGCGGCGGCGGGTGCCGGAACACGGGTGAGATTGGCGCCGTGTTCGACCACGAGTGGGGCCACGGCATGGACGACTTCGACGCCAACGGCTCGCTGTCCAACTCCAGCGAGGGCTACGCGGACATCGCCGCCATCCTGCGCCTGCAGACGTCCTGCGTGGGCTACGGCTTCTTCCAGACGACGAACACCGGCTGCGGCCTGACGCCGGACGGCTCCGGCTACAACCAGCAGGAGGCGCAGGTGGCCGGCAAGTCCTGGTGCAACCTGCGCTGCTCCGGCGTGCGGGACGCGGACTGGGCGGCGAGCGCGCCGAACATCCCCGCCACGCCGCAGAACTTCACCTGCCAGATGTGCTCCGCCGGCAGCGGCCCGTGCAGCAAGCAGGTGCACTGCGCGGCGTCCCCCGTGCGTCAGGCGGCCTGGGACCTGGTGACGCGCGACCTCACCGCGGCGCCCTTCAACTACACCTCCAACGACGCGTTCCTGCTGGGCAACAAGCTGTTCTACCAGGGCTCCGGCAACGTGGGCACGTGGCACGCCTGCAACTGCACCGCCGGCACGTCCGACGGCTGCGGCGCCACCAACGGCTACATGCAGTGGCTGGCGGCGGACGACGACAACGGCAACCTGGCGGACGGCACCCCGCACATGACGGCCATCTACGCGGCGTACAACCGCCACAACATCGCCTGCTCCACGCCCGCCCCCACCAACGGCGGCTGCGCGGCCGGCCCCACCGCCGCGCCCGTCACCACGGCCACCCCGGGTGACGGCCAGGTGGGCCTGTCGTGGACCGCTTCGGCGGGCGCCAACCAGTACTGGGTGATGAAGACGGAGGGCTTCGCGGGCTGTGACTTCGGCAAGGCGCGCGTGGCCACCGTCACCGGCACCAGCTACACGGACCCGGAGGTCGCCAACGGGCGGCAGTACTGCTACTCGGTCGTGCCCGCGAGCAGCAACGCGTGCTTCGGCCAGGCAAGCACCTGCACCTGCACCACGCCGTCCTGCGCCGCGCCCAGCGCTCCCGCGCTGTCCACCCCCGCCTCCGGCGCCACCGGCGTGGAGCTGCTCGCGGTGCTGGACTGGGCGGACGTGACGGGCGTGGCCGGCTACGAGGTGCAGGTGGCGACGGACAGCGCGTTCACCAACGTGGTGCGCAGCGCCAACTCGCTGGTCACCAGCACCTGGACGGTGTCCCCCGGCCTGTCGGCCACCACCGCCTACTACTGGCGCGTGCGCGCGCTCAACTCGTGCGGCGGCACCAGCGGCTGGTCCGCGGCGCGCAGCTTCACCACGCGCGGCTGCGTCAACCTGGCGGCGCCCACGCTGACGTCGCCCGCCAGCGGCGCCACCGGCGTCGCCCTGGCCCCCGCGCTGGACTGGGCAGACGTGGCGAGCGCTTCGGCCTACGACGTCCAGGTGGCGACGGACAGCGCGTTCACCAACGTGGTGCGCAGCACCACCGGCCTGGGCTCCAGCGCCTGGAACGTGACGCCCGGCCTGTCCAACCTCACGACGTACTACTGGCGCGCGCGCGCCACGGACAACTGCGGCGCGAGCGCGTACAGCGCTGCCTCCAGCTTCACCACCACCAACGTCTGCACCCCCGTGGCCGCCACCTACAACGCCAACATCCGCGTGCCCGCCTGCGGCTCGGTGTGCGGCTGTGACACCGGCCCCACGCTCGTCAACGGGCGCGGTTCGATGACCACCGGCGCGGAGCCCAACCGGCCCAACACGCTGGGCGCGACGTGCGCGGACGGCAACTCCGGCGGCTACCACACGGATGAGAGCATCGACCGGGTGTCGCTCAAGACGGTGGACCAGGGTCTCATCACCCCGGGCAAGCAGCTCACGGTGGACGTGACGGTGTGGTGCTACGGCACCACGGACCAGCTGGACCTGTACTACACGACGAACACCACCACGCCCACGTGGACGACCGTCACCACCGCCCAGGCCTGCACCGCGGTGGGGCTCAAGACGTTCTCCATCCCGGTGACGGTGGGCGCCACCACCGGCCAGCACGCGGTGCGCGCGCAGTTCCGCTTCGGCGGCTCCGCCTCCAGCACCTGCGTCACGGGCTCGTTCAACGACCGTGACGACCTGGCCTTCAGCGTCGTGTCCGCGGTGGCCGCGTCCCCCACGGGCCCGGCCACGAAGCAGGTCCAGGGTCGCACCGTGACGGCGCGGTAG
- a CDS encoding ArnT family glycosyltransferase, with amino-acid sequence MGLPSLREAVRRHPGAWSLGAAFAASLLLRGLYLWGAPDRDWPFSIFFAGDARFFHTAAVDLARGRNAAAALPYHPPLFPALLGGLYHLLGEPRGSALPYKLALACVGAATVALCLGWWRRLLGPAWSAVAAGLYATSFGWLVLSTTYSNETLSALWLCFTCALVLKGGESLSWPAAVALGAVMGLGTLTRAEHLGLWPFLLVYAWTARERERPPQHWLWRWGAAVGVSLLVLVPGAVRNLDTMRTLNAQAPHLEPLPEWVPVTVYGPLNFAMANHAGATGGFTPALINQGGSNGQLEPSRPEHRRLLLHGYAEGLRWMVAAPGDAARLAWTKLDLWLDGLRLGVGVSDVPGGLVGARAPVDVFVPDDARLKWPLTALLLAGMLLSLRPAFAPFRLLSLVVLHRVLVTLAFFGYARGLLVVFPALLPLLVLPLKVLAERRAAVARGAPVVALALLLLLWLEAAVLATREPPRRFMASGSTDATNGKLIQDDRVRLWPQP; translated from the coding sequence ATGGGCCTGCCTTCCCTGCGCGAAGCCGTCCGGCGTCACCCGGGGGCCTGGAGCCTTGGGGCCGCCTTCGCCGCGAGCCTGCTGCTGCGCGGGCTGTACCTCTGGGGGGCGCCGGACCGGGACTGGCCCTTCTCCATCTTCTTCGCGGGCGACGCGCGCTTCTTCCACACCGCCGCGGTGGACCTGGCGCGCGGCCGGAACGCCGCGGCCGCCCTGCCCTACCACCCGCCCCTGTTCCCCGCCCTGCTCGGCGGCCTCTACCACCTGCTGGGCGAGCCCCGGGGCAGCGCGCTGCCGTACAAGCTGGCGCTCGCCTGCGTGGGCGCGGCCACCGTGGCCCTGTGCCTGGGCTGGTGGCGGCGGCTGCTGGGCCCCGCGTGGAGCGCGGTCGCCGCGGGGCTGTACGCCACGAGCTTCGGGTGGCTGGTGCTGTCCACCACGTACAGCAATGAAACACTGTCGGCCCTGTGGCTGTGTTTCACCTGCGCGCTGGTGCTCAAGGGGGGCGAATCCCTCTCATGGCCCGCCGCCGTCGCGCTTGGCGCGGTGATGGGCCTGGGCACCCTCACCCGCGCCGAGCACCTGGGCCTGTGGCCCTTCCTCCTCGTGTATGCGTGGACGGCGCGCGAGCGCGAGCGGCCCCCGCAGCACTGGCTGTGGCGCTGGGGCGCGGCGGTGGGCGTGTCCCTGCTGGTGCTGGTGCCGGGCGCGGTGCGCAACCTGGACACGATGCGGACGTTGAACGCACAAGCCCCCCACCTGGAGCCCCTGCCGGAGTGGGTGCCCGTCACCGTGTACGGGCCGCTGAACTTCGCGATGGCGAACCACGCGGGCGCCACCGGCGGCTTCACCCCGGCGCTCATCAACCAGGGCGGCTCCAACGGCCAGTTGGAGCCCTCGCGCCCCGAACACCGCCGCCTACTGCTGCACGGCTACGCGGAGGGGCTGCGGTGGATGGTGGCCGCGCCCGGCGACGCGGCCCGGCTCGCGTGGACCAAGCTGGACCTGTGGCTGGACGGCCTGCGCCTGGGCGTCGGCGTGTCGGACGTGCCCGGGGGGCTGGTGGGCGCCCGCGCCCCGGTGGACGTGTTCGTTCCCGACGACGCGCGCCTCAAGTGGCCGCTCACCGCGCTGCTGCTCGCCGGAATGCTGCTGTCCCTGCGGCCGGCGTTCGCGCCGTTCCGGCTGCTGTCGCTGGTGGTGCTGCACCGGGTGCTCGTCACCCTCGCCTTCTTCGGCTACGCGCGCGGGCTGCTCGTCGTCTTCCCCGCGCTGCTGCCCCTGCTGGTGCTGCCCCTGAAGGTGCTGGCGGAGCGCCGCGCGGCCGTGGCCCGCGGGGCGCCCGTGGTGGCCCTGGCGCTGCTGCTCCTGCTGTGGCTGGAGGCCGCCGTGCTCGCCACGCGCGAGCCGCCCCGCCGCTTCATGGCCAGCGGCAGCACCGACGCCACGAACGGGAAGCTCATCCAGGACGACCGCGTCCGCCTCTGGCCCCAGCCCTGA
- the tesB gene encoding acyl-CoA thioesterase II — MSRVLDELLGLLKLEPIEENLFRGASQDLGFRQLFGGQVLGQAVSAASQTVEPARTVHSLHGYFLRPGDAGLPVVYTVDRVRDGGSFTTRRVVAIQKGQPIFTLMASFQADEPGFTHQATMPDVPPPESLPTDLELLGRHSARMSERHREKFLSARPIEMRPVTYVDPFEPTRAEPVKHVWFRADGDLPDEAQVHRCVLAYASDFNLLGTALQPHAVSFLQPGLQMASLDHALWFHGDLKVNDWLLYSLESPWSGNARGLARGHVFTRDGRLVASVAQEGLLRQRPDGR; from the coding sequence ATGAGTCGCGTGCTGGACGAGCTGTTGGGGCTCCTCAAGCTGGAGCCCATCGAGGAGAACCTGTTCCGGGGCGCCAGCCAGGACCTGGGCTTCCGCCAGCTCTTCGGCGGGCAGGTGCTGGGGCAGGCGGTGTCGGCGGCCAGCCAGACGGTGGAGCCCGCGCGCACGGTGCACTCGCTGCACGGCTACTTCCTGCGCCCCGGGGATGCGGGGCTGCCCGTCGTCTACACGGTGGACCGGGTGCGCGACGGCGGCAGCTTCACCACCCGCCGCGTCGTGGCCATCCAGAAGGGCCAGCCCATCTTCACGTTGATGGCGTCCTTCCAGGCGGACGAACCGGGTTTCACGCACCAGGCCACCATGCCGGACGTGCCGCCTCCGGAGTCGCTGCCCACGGACCTGGAGCTGCTGGGGCGCCACTCGGCGCGGATGTCGGAGCGCCACCGCGAGAAGTTCCTGTCCGCGAGGCCCATCGAGATGCGCCCGGTGACGTACGTGGACCCCTTCGAGCCGACGCGCGCGGAGCCGGTGAAGCACGTCTGGTTCCGCGCCGACGGCGACCTGCCCGACGAGGCCCAGGTGCACCGCTGCGTGCTCGCGTACGCCAGCGACTTCAACCTGCTGGGCACCGCGCTCCAGCCGCACGCGGTGAGCTTCCTCCAGCCGGGCCTCCAGATGGCCAGCCTGGACCACGCGCTCTGGTTCCACGGCGACCTGAAGGTCAACGACTGGCTGCTGTACTCGCTGGAGAGCCCCTGGTCTGGCAACGCCCGGGGGCTCGCGCGCGGCCACGTCTTCACCCGCGACGGGCGGCTCGTGGCCTCCGTGGCGCAGGAGGGGCTCCTGCGTCAGCGTCCGGACGGGCGCTGA
- a CDS encoding heparin lyase I family protein yields the protein MKKTLLLVETLFVLGAVGCGAPEDAPLDDPPPSLAAADEDLTTSGCTQLTPSSVLASGDDGAGSIATNSLDDRLDTRWSSLGKGQWIDYDLGSTKGLGGISVAWHQGNTRANTFSVSVSPDGMTYTQVYSGRSSGTTTAAETYKFTAVNTRRVRIYVQGNTVNDWASIAEARPCAGSVTSPAPGGIVWRGDFESGDRSQWDGTQMVSSDRLQVIPSPVREGGFALKATVRQGDDPINSSGNRNEIFKQTKEAAGSEYWYRWSTRFPSDFPSVRTWQLFTQWHHDGCCGSPPVEFYVYGEEMRLNIGGSPGVIVWKTPLVRNAWHDFVFHVKWSPNASVGFVELYYDGVLVLPKRYIATQYSGQLNYLKIGLYRNDTVAPVGVVYHDGWVMGRTKEDVLNANYQLK from the coding sequence TTGAAGAAAACCCTCCTCCTGGTTGAAACGTTGTTCGTCCTGGGCGCCGTTGGTTGTGGCGCGCCGGAGGACGCCCCGCTGGATGACCCGCCGCCTTCGCTGGCGGCCGCCGACGAGGACCTCACCACCAGCGGCTGCACCCAGTTGACGCCCAGCAGCGTGTTGGCCAGTGGCGACGACGGCGCGGGCAGCATCGCGACCAACTCCCTGGACGACAGGCTGGACACGCGCTGGAGCAGCCTGGGCAAGGGCCAGTGGATTGACTACGACCTGGGCTCCACGAAGGGGCTGGGGGGCATCTCCGTCGCCTGGCACCAGGGCAACACGCGCGCCAACACGTTCAGCGTGTCGGTGTCGCCGGACGGCATGACGTACACCCAGGTGTACAGCGGCAGGAGCTCCGGCACGACGACGGCGGCGGAGACGTACAAGTTCACCGCGGTGAACACGCGCCGGGTGCGCATCTACGTGCAGGGCAACACCGTCAACGACTGGGCCAGCATCGCGGAGGCGCGCCCCTGCGCGGGCAGCGTGACGTCACCCGCGCCCGGCGGCATCGTGTGGCGGGGCGACTTCGAGTCCGGCGACCGCAGCCAGTGGGACGGCACGCAGATGGTCAGCTCGGACCGGCTGCAGGTGATTCCCTCGCCGGTGCGCGAAGGCGGCTTCGCCCTCAAGGCCACCGTGAGGCAGGGCGATGACCCCATCAACTCCAGCGGCAACCGCAACGAAATCTTCAAGCAGACGAAGGAGGCGGCGGGCTCCGAGTACTGGTACCGCTGGAGCACGCGCTTCCCGTCGGACTTCCCCAGCGTCCGGACGTGGCAGCTCTTCACCCAGTGGCACCACGACGGCTGCTGCGGCTCGCCCCCGGTGGAGTTCTACGTGTACGGGGAGGAGATGCGGCTCAACATCGGCGGCAGCCCGGGCGTCATCGTCTGGAAGACGCCGCTGGTGCGCAACGCGTGGCACGACTTCGTCTTCCACGTGAAGTGGTCGCCCAACGCCAGCGTGGGGTTCGTGGAGCTGTACTACGACGGCGTCCTGGTGCTGCCCAAGCGCTACATCGCGACGCAGTACAGCGGCCAGCTCAACTACCTGAAGATCGGCCTGTACCGGAACGACACCGTGGCGCCGGTGGGCGTCGTCTACCACGACGGCTGGGTGATGGGCCGCACGAAGGAAGACGTGCTGAACGCCAACTACCAGTTGAAGTGA
- a CDS encoding sigma 54-interacting transcriptional regulator — protein MTRPESAQVPRSERKPLYVKVVTQPALHGCWSVNISETGIGLIATPRRPSEGPHENEPVELSFSLPDTGAYVRVRGTVRWRHDTAGSAGTVAALGVSFGAFDAADGVKLARYLSTSHLQVVAAYASDDESRAVRQALDGVATPHFAVHAEDVHALLSRGDMAALLVCGQDEAQALALVESLGALRAEVDPTGAGPPSDLASRIVYCAPAAPERLVALFNSGRIYRALGAWPDPEDLRQAVLQAGREHGFRTEQWRMALELERNLLRERALAHAPVGGPGRTAEDVGFRSPAMQRVMEMVRLVAPHRVAVLLQGETGTGKEVLARILHRLSGRGDLPLVVQDCGALTETLLESELFGHVKGAFTGAVSDHPGLFVLANGGTIFLDEIENTTPNLQAKLLRVLETGDVRPVGGTQVRHVDVRVVAASNRDLGEEVRGGRFRADLFYRLNSFTIDIPPLRERPEDIPELARAFVEQFNRTLKRSATGVAPDADEVMHGYGWPGNVRELRNVVERAVLLSRPGEMLTRRLLPPALINSAVPRADPAGDGSLRARLHQVERELIREALERHGGVLRRAAVALGMDPVTLGRRARRHGLWNPE, from the coding sequence ATGACGCGCCCCGAGTCCGCGCAGGTCCCCCGGAGCGAGCGCAAGCCGCTGTACGTGAAGGTCGTGACCCAGCCGGCGCTGCATGGCTGCTGGTCCGTGAACATCAGCGAGACGGGCATCGGGCTCATCGCCACGCCGCGCCGCCCGTCGGAGGGGCCGCACGAGAACGAGCCGGTGGAGCTGTCCTTCTCGCTGCCGGACACGGGCGCGTACGTGCGGGTGCGCGGCACGGTGCGCTGGCGCCATGACACCGCGGGCAGCGCGGGCACCGTCGCCGCGCTGGGGGTGAGCTTCGGCGCGTTCGACGCGGCGGACGGCGTGAAGCTGGCCCGCTACCTGTCCACGTCGCACCTCCAGGTGGTGGCCGCCTACGCCAGCGACGACGAGTCACGCGCGGTGCGCCAGGCCCTGGACGGGGTGGCCACGCCGCACTTCGCGGTCCACGCGGAGGACGTGCACGCGCTCTTGTCCCGCGGGGACATGGCCGCGCTGCTGGTGTGTGGCCAGGACGAGGCGCAGGCGCTGGCGCTGGTGGAGTCCCTGGGCGCGCTCCGGGCGGAGGTGGACCCGACGGGCGCGGGGCCGCCCAGCGACCTGGCCTCGCGCATCGTCTACTGCGCCCCCGCCGCGCCGGAGCGGCTGGTGGCGCTCTTCAACAGCGGGCGCATCTACCGGGCGCTGGGCGCGTGGCCGGACCCGGAGGACCTGCGCCAGGCGGTGCTCCAGGCGGGGCGCGAGCACGGCTTCCGCACCGAACAGTGGCGCATGGCGCTGGAGCTGGAGCGCAACCTGCTGCGCGAGCGCGCGCTCGCGCACGCGCCGGTGGGGGGCCCGGGCCGCACCGCGGAGGACGTGGGCTTCAGGAGCCCCGCCATGCAGCGGGTGATGGAGATGGTGCGCCTGGTCGCACCCCACCGCGTGGCGGTGCTGCTGCAGGGCGAGACGGGCACCGGCAAGGAGGTGCTGGCGCGCATCCTCCACCGGCTCAGCGGCCGGGGGGACCTGCCGCTCGTGGTGCAGGACTGCGGCGCGCTCACGGAGACGCTGCTGGAGAGCGAGCTGTTCGGCCACGTGAAGGGGGCCTTCACCGGCGCGGTGTCGGACCACCCGGGCCTGTTCGTGCTCGCCAACGGCGGCACCATCTTCCTGGACGAAATCGAGAACACCACGCCCAACCTCCAGGCGAAGCTGCTGCGCGTCCTGGAGACGGGGGACGTGCGGCCGGTGGGCGGCACCCAGGTGCGCCACGTGGACGTGCGCGTCGTGGCCGCCAGCAACCGGGACCTGGGCGAGGAGGTGCGCGGCGGCCGCTTCCGCGCGGACCTCTTCTACCGGCTCAACAGCTTCACCATCGACATCCCCCCCTTGCGCGAGCGCCCGGAGGACATCCCGGAGCTGGCGCGCGCGTTCGTGGAGCAGTTCAACCGCACCCTCAAGCGCTCCGCCACGGGCGTGGCCCCGGACGCGGACGAGGTGATGCACGGCTACGGGTGGCCCGGCAACGTGCGCGAGCTGCGCAACGTGGTGGAGCGCGCGGTGCTGCTGTCCAGGCCCGGGGAGATGCTCACCCGGCGCCTCTTGCCCCCCGCGCTCATCAACAGCGCCGTCCCCCGCGCGGACCCCGCCGGGGACGGCTCCCTGCGCGCCCGGCTCCACCAGGTGGAGCGCGAGCTCATCCGCGAGGCCCTGGAGCGCCACGGGGGCGTCCTGCGCCGCGCGGCGGTGGCGCTGGGCATGGACCCGGTGACGCTGGGCCGCAGGGCCCGGCGTCACGGGCTGTGGAACCCGGAGTGA
- a CDS encoding class I SAM-dependent DNA methyltransferase has protein sequence MPASVFVDNIWNDFAHSYDEMIPQLPCYQRQLAKIVRDTRERPYVIDAGCGTGLVGLPLVQRGQRVVGFDNNAAMLRLAARRQEREPDAVRARWTLLPGDVSAFPKEVEGGADAVVMNNVLFYVRDPEAVLREAWTHLKPGGVLCMTSNKRPRPDLEKVLTNSIQEWRQEGRWDARLQNAVEHHRTCAQRLTTDPNEMVTFLDTDAAVRLLEKVGFSEALVADGDDYYGENFYVCMRK, from the coding sequence ATGCCCGCGTCCGTCTTTGTCGACAACATCTGGAACGATTTCGCGCACAGCTACGATGAGATGATCCCGCAGCTGCCGTGCTACCAGCGGCAGCTCGCGAAGATCGTCCGCGACACCCGGGAGCGGCCCTACGTCATCGACGCCGGCTGTGGCACGGGCCTGGTGGGGCTGCCGCTGGTCCAGCGCGGCCAGCGGGTGGTGGGCTTCGACAACAACGCGGCCATGCTCCGGCTGGCGGCGCGCCGTCAGGAGCGGGAACCGGACGCGGTGCGCGCCCGCTGGACGCTGCTGCCAGGGGACGTGAGCGCCTTCCCCAAGGAGGTGGAGGGGGGCGCGGACGCGGTGGTGATGAACAACGTGCTCTTCTACGTGCGCGACCCGGAGGCGGTGCTGCGCGAGGCGTGGACGCACCTGAAGCCCGGCGGCGTGCTGTGCATGACGAGCAACAAGCGCCCCCGGCCGGACCTGGAGAAGGTGCTCACGAACTCCATCCAGGAGTGGCGGCAGGAGGGCCGGTGGGACGCGCGGCTCCAGAACGCGGTGGAGCACCACCGCACCTGCGCCCAGCGGCTCACCACGGACCCCAACGAGATGGTGACCTTCCTGGACACCGACGCGGCCGTGCGGCTGCTGGAGAAGGTGGGCTTCAGCGAAGCGCTGGTGGCCGACGGCGACGACTACTACGGCGAGAACTTCTACGTCTGCATGCGCAAGTAA
- a CDS encoding ThiF family adenylyltransferase → MVNPRFQRNLGVLHPQTMDKLSTTHVLVAGVGGAGGQCAVDLARLGFGCLTLADFDVYERHNINRQIGCFESTLGQPKVDVVERMCRDIHPDLRVHKVHEGITDDNVAAVLAGSGGLPPVDYVVEVIDIAGARAKESLHQTCRQQGIPIMTGLMLGFGAALHVFQPDAPLYEEMFILPDGRIDLPKIIPHLGSYMLQEYMDACYQGKGHAPTCVIGATTAAGLMVSEIMRGVMLGPRAMVSWPEYLYVDLFDHRYVRGSLVPARPAIPAQPLDTVRARG, encoded by the coding sequence ATGGTCAACCCCCGTTTCCAGCGCAACCTCGGTGTCCTCCACCCCCAGACGATGGACAAGCTGTCCACCACGCACGTGCTCGTCGCGGGCGTGGGCGGCGCCGGGGGCCAGTGCGCGGTGGACCTGGCCCGCCTGGGCTTCGGCTGCCTGACGCTCGCGGACTTCGACGTGTACGAGCGCCACAACATCAACCGGCAGATTGGCTGCTTCGAAAGCACCCTGGGCCAGCCCAAGGTGGACGTGGTGGAGCGCATGTGCCGCGACATCCACCCGGACCTGCGCGTGCACAAGGTGCACGAGGGCATCACCGACGACAACGTGGCGGCCGTGCTCGCCGGCAGCGGGGGCCTGCCCCCGGTGGACTACGTGGTGGAGGTCATCGACATCGCGGGCGCGCGCGCCAAGGAGTCGCTCCACCAGACGTGCCGCCAGCAGGGCATCCCCATCATGACCGGGCTGATGCTGGGCTTCGGCGCCGCGCTCCACGTCTTCCAGCCGGACGCGCCCCTCTACGAGGAGATGTTCATCCTGCCGGATGGCCGCATCGACCTGCCGAAGATCATCCCGCACCTGGGCAGCTACATGCTCCAGGAATACATGGACGCCTGCTACCAGGGAAAGGGCCACGCCCCCACCTGCGTCATTGGCGCCACCACCGCCGCGGGCCTGATGGTGAGTGAAATCATGCGCGGCGTGATGCTGGGGCCGCGCGCGATGGTGTCCTGGCCCGAGTACCTCTACGTGGACCTCTTCGACCACCGCTACGTCCGGGGCTCGCTCGTCCCCGCGCGTCCGGCCATCCCCGCGCAGCCGCTGGACACCGTGCGTGCCCGGGGCTGA